Proteins from a genomic interval of Arthrobacter sp. CAN_C5:
- a CDS encoding RDD family protein: protein MVDRNDIGSWLGGSPSNHTNYWPGQGMGRPKEGPASIARPARRVGALLLDWALSSLISSLFFDYNSFATLGVFAVTQILLVGFFGYSIGHRIMGMQVQTVSGRPAGYGKAAVRTLLICLVVPALIVDRDQRGVHDRAVQTVLVRI, encoded by the coding sequence GTGGTAGATAGAAATGACATCGGCTCATGGCTCGGCGGCTCGCCGTCGAACCACACCAACTACTGGCCGGGGCAGGGGATGGGTCGGCCGAAGGAAGGGCCGGCATCGATCGCCCGGCCAGCTCGCCGCGTCGGTGCGTTGCTGCTCGACTGGGCCCTCAGCTCGCTGATCTCCTCCCTGTTCTTCGACTACAACAGCTTCGCGACGCTGGGCGTGTTCGCGGTGACACAGATTTTGCTGGTCGGCTTCTTCGGCTACAGCATCGGGCACCGCATCATGGGGATGCAGGTGCAGACAGTCAGCGGTCGCCCCGCAGGGTACGGGAAAGCGGCCGTACGAACCCTCTTGATCTGCCTGGTGGTTCCCGCGCTCATCGTGGACCGTGATCAACGCGGTGTGCACGACCGCGCCGTCCAGACGGTCCTTGTCCGGATCTAG